The following coding sequences are from one Triticum dicoccoides isolate Atlit2015 ecotype Zavitan chromosome 4A, WEW_v2.0, whole genome shotgun sequence window:
- the LOC119288315 gene encoding probable LRR receptor-like serine/threonine-protein kinase At3g47570 yields MIPSLTVLLNLSNNALSGSIPTQIGKLNSLSAIDLSTNKLSGEIPDSLSSCVQLNFLNFQGNLLHGQVPKGFSSLRGLEKLDLSDNNLAGPIPEFLQRFELLIYLNLSFNNLSGPVPNAWIFHNATVLLLPGNSMLCGGPPSLQLPSCPYIGSNKAAQHRRRLILFCMVGTLIFFMFSLTGCYLMNTRIKPNNVLDQGVGFHQEMHERISYAEIDAATESFSLTNLIGSGSFGNVYIGTLNLDESLCTVAIKVLNLGKRGANRSFLRECEALRKIRHRKLVKVITVCSSLDRNGDEFKALVLEFISNGNLDEWLHPNSMTNSRNFRRLSLMERLCIALDVAEALEYLHHQIEPSIVHCDIKPCNILLDDDFVAHITDFGLAKIMHTDECMHNGGGTESSSLVIKGTIGYVAPEYGSGSETSTDGDVYSYGVLLLEIFTGMRPTDNFMDDVTSLVDYVRMTYPDKLLDILDDSAIYRGDRQCIIDIFLYPMFKLGLACCEDSPRHRMQMNDIVNELNTIKKACAAHMAVHEFRATA; encoded by the exons ATGATTCCCTCTCTTACGGTACTTCTCAACCTCTCCAACAATGCTCTAAGTGGCTCCATTCCAACACAGATAGGAAAGTTGAACAGCCTTAGTGCAATCGACCTATCAACGAACAAGCTCTCGGGTGAAATCCCAGACAGTCTCAGCAGTTGCGTCCAACTGAATTTTCTAAATTTTCAAGGAAATCTTTTGCATGGGCAAGTACCGAAAGGTTTTTCTTCCTTGAGAGGCCTTGAAAAGTTGGATCTTTCTGATAATAACTTAGCAGGACCCATTCCTGAGTTCCTCCAGAGATTTGAGCTCCTAATATATCTAAACCTCTCTTTCAACAACCTATCTGGTCCCGTGCCAAATGCATGGATCTTTCACAATGCTACTGTATTGTTGCTCCCTGGCAATAGCATGCTATGCGGAGGCCCCCCATCCTTGCAACTCCCTTCATGCCCATATATAGGTTCTAACAAGGCTGCGCAGCATCGGCGTCGGCTCATACTCTTTTGCATGGTTGGAACTTTGATCTTCTTCATGTTCTCTCTAACTGGATGCTACTTAATGAACacaagaatcaaaccgaacaatgtTCTTGATCAAGGAGTTGGATTTCACCAAGAGATGCATGAGAGGATATCCTATGCTGAGATAGATGCAGCAACAGAGTCATTCTCACTGACAAATTTGATTGGTTCTGGAAGTTTCGGGAATGTGTACATTGGAACTCTAAATCTCGATGAGAGCTTATGTACTGTAGCAATAAAGGTTCTCAATCTTGGCAAACGAGGAGCTAATAGAAGCTTCTTGAGAGAGTGTGAGGCCCTAAGGAAGATTCGACACCGGAAGCTTGTCAAAGTGATCACTGTGTGTAGCAGTTTGGACCGTAATGGTGATGAGTTCAAGGCACTTGTCTTAGAGTTTATCAGCAACGGAAATTTAGATGAATGgctgcatccaaactccatgactAACAGCCGGAACTTTAGAAGGCTAAGTTTGATGGAAAGGCTATGCATTGCTCTTGATGTTGCAGAGGCATTAGAATATCTTCACCATCAAATTGAGCCATCCATAGTTCACTGTGATATCAAACCATGCAACATCCTTCTAGATGATGACTTTGTTGCACACATCACCGACTTTGGTCTAGCAAAGATAATGCATACCGATGAATGCATGCACAATGGTGGTGGAACTGAAAGCAGCTCACTTGTAATTAAAGGCACAATTGGATACGTCGCACCAG AGTATGGCTCAGGATCTGAAACCTCCACGGATGGTGATGTATATAGCTACGGGGTGTTGCTATTGGAAATATTTACTGGAATGAGGCCAACTGACAATTTCATGGATGATGTGACAAGCCTGGTCGACTATGTCAGGATGACTTATCCTGATAAGCTACTGGATATATTGGATGACAGTGCAATCTACAGAGGAGACAGGCAGTGTATCATAGATATATTCTTATATCCTATGTTTAAGCTGGGCCTAGCTTGCTGTGAGGATTCCCCAAGGCACAGAATGCAGATGAACGACATAGTCAACGAATTGAACACCATAAAGAAAGCATGCGCGGCTCACATGGCTGTTCATGAATTCAGAGCAACCGCCTGA